The following coding sequences are from one Anolis sagrei isolate rAnoSag1 chromosome 6, rAnoSag1.mat, whole genome shotgun sequence window:
- the BCL7C gene encoding B-cell CLL/lymphoma 7 protein family member C, which translates to MSGRAVRAETRSRAKDDIKKVMAAIEHVRRWEKRWVTVGDTSLRIYKWVPIVDPRDEEKRRLAGSNEQQRAKERRSQGLSPRSNPALLMLDLNDENSNQSSISETSLLKGGDTSPSPTPDRSQTVTPTPLGELKTEDSQPPLLGQEGDSSGSLLEGTDEPPMLTKEEPDQKTSDTPVKEAATPSEPAKTFVEPTSEAEEVPSLGAPPLKRVRTEGQDSEPSQPSEA; encoded by the exons ATGTCGGGACGGGCGGTTCGAGCAGAGACGCGGAGCCGGGCGAAAGATGACATCAAGAAAGTGATGGCAGCCATCGAACATGTCCGGAGATG GGAAAAACGGTGGGTGACGGTGGGAGACACATCTTTACGCATCTACAAGTGGGTACCCATTGTGGATCCCCGGGATGAG GAGAAAAGGAGATTGGCAGGCAGCAATGAGCAgcagagggcgaaagagagaagatCCCAAGGGCTCAGTCCTCGGAGCAATCCTGCCTTGCTCATGTTGGATCTCAATG ATGAGAACAGTAACCAGAGCTCTATTTCGGAAACCTCCTTGCTGAAAGGTGGCGACACCAGCCCCAGTCCTACTCCAGACCGCAGCCAGACTGTCACCCCAACCCCATTAGGGGAGCTGAAGACCGAGGATTCACAACCTCCTTTGTTGGGGCAGGAAGGAG ATTCTAGTGGGTCGCTTCTAGAGGGAACAGATGAGCCTCCCATGCTTACCAAAGAAGAGCCAGATCAGAAGACATCGGATACCCCG GTGAAGGAGGCTGCCACCCCTTCGGAGCCTGCGAAGACCTTTGTGGAGCCCACATCTGAGGCGGAAGAGGTGCCGTCCCTTGGGGCTCCCCCACTGAAACGTGTCCGTACTGAGGGGCAAGATTCAGAGCCTAGCCAGCCATCAGAAGCTTAG